One genomic window of Terriglobia bacterium includes the following:
- a CDS encoding peptidylprolyl isomerase, translating into MNPAALTEKAPDAFRVKFETSKGDFVVEVTRAWAPNGADRFYNLAKNGYYDGVRFFRVLRAPKPFMAQFGIHGDPAVSAVWRGATIPDDAVKGSNTRGAVTFATAGPNTRTTQIFINYGDNSFLDGKGFSPFAKVVEGMDIVEKFYSDYGEGAPRGGGPDQGRLQNEGNAYLEASFPKLDYIKKVSVQKGEAKKAAEQKPAEKKVEAKP; encoded by the coding sequence ATGAACCCGGCCGCATTGACCGAGAAGGCGCCGGACGCCTTCCGCGTGAAGTTCGAGACGAGCAAGGGAGATTTCGTGGTGGAGGTCACCCGAGCCTGGGCCCCGAACGGCGCAGACCGGTTCTACAACCTCGCCAAGAACGGCTACTACGACGGCGTGAGGTTCTTCCGCGTGCTGCGCGCGCCAAAACCCTTCATGGCGCAATTCGGAATCCACGGGGATCCCGCGGTCTCCGCCGTCTGGCGCGGCGCCACCATTCCCGACGACGCGGTGAAGGGAAGCAACACCCGGGGGGCGGTCACCTTCGCGACCGCCGGACCCAACACCCGCACCACCCAGATCTTCATCAACTACGGCGACAACTCCTTCCTCGATGGCAAGGGGTTCTCCCCCTTCGCCAAGGTCGTCGAGGGGATGGACATCGTCGAAAAGTTCTACTCCGATTACGGCGAGGGCGCCCCCAGGGGGGGCGGGCCCGACCAGGGGAGGCTCCAGAACGAAGGGAACGCCTACCTCGAAGCGAGCTTCCCGAAACTCGACTACATCAAGAAGGTGTCGGTGCAGAAGGGCGAGGCGAAGAAGGCGGCGGAGCAGAAACCCGCCGAGAAGAAGGTCGAGGCCAAGCCGTAG
- a CDS encoding peptidylprolyl isomerase, whose protein sequence is MMSGFPKCAASTLSALLLSGIAAVGAAGARPPNGPPPSAPPVVTEETLALPPGLPEGWYAWIETSMGVIVARLLPEQAPQSVAHFAALAEGRLAWPDPVTGTPRKDPYYDGLKVTRAVAAERIEIGGSTVAGRSMPPIFVPPEGEGPVNFTGPGRLGMVRTVLNRISGVKFFVTAGTIPYLNGSHPCFGIVVSGLDVVERASAVKTFGNEMPIDPVMVKRIRVCKVGNPAPLPEPMPYTPKAQKYGLRPEPR, encoded by the coding sequence GTGATGTCAGGCTTCCCGAAATGCGCCGCCTCGACCCTGTCGGCCCTTCTCCTGTCCGGCATCGCCGCCGTCGGCGCTGCCGGAGCGCGCCCGCCGAACGGGCCTCCTCCCTCCGCTCCCCCGGTGGTCACGGAAGAGACCCTCGCGCTCCCTCCCGGCCTCCCGGAGGGCTGGTACGCCTGGATCGAGACGAGCATGGGGGTGATCGTCGCCAGGCTCCTGCCCGAGCAGGCCCCGCAGTCCGTGGCCCACTTCGCGGCGCTCGCCGAGGGTCGACTCGCGTGGCCCGATCCCGTCACGGGGACACCGCGCAAGGACCCTTACTACGACGGGCTGAAGGTCACGCGGGCGGTCGCCGCGGAGCGCATCGAGATCGGAGGGAGCACCGTGGCGGGACGCAGCATGCCGCCGATCTTCGTTCCGCCGGAAGGGGAGGGGCCGGTGAACTTCACCGGGCCGGGACGGCTCGGAATGGTCCGCACCGTCTTGAACCGGATCAGCGGCGTCAAGTTCTTCGTCACGGCCGGAACGATCCCTTACCTCAACGGATCGCATCCGTGCTTCGGAATCGTCGTCTCGGGCCTCGACGTGGTGGAGCGGGCCAGCGCCGTCAAGACCTTCGGGAACGAGATGCCCATCGATCCCGTGATGGTGAAGCGGATCCGCGTCTGCAAGGTCGGCAACCCCGCCCCTCTCCCGGAGCCGATGCCGTACACACCGAAGGCGCAGAAGTACGGCCTGCGTCCGGAACCGCGCTAG
- a CDS encoding HAMP domain-containing protein → MKIRHKLLVALLATVLVTSAVVGFGSVQLLHSAVGDRFAERLRAETDLLAASVAALVPPEAPQTLAADAGRRLGARVTLIGHDGTVLGDSAESEADLTSMENHLRRPEIVAAAGGRVGEASRVSNSTGIEYLYTARRVEGNGPVAYVRIALPVARVREVESYYSWLMRGVTLAALLALTAIAYVVVRRLSRPIERMSEAADRTDSGDLGSAVPYDGADELAHLAASINRMKRALVDKIAELDSERAVLRSVIAGMKEGLLLVGTDRRIELANDAFRQIFGVPFDPAGHLLAEAIRNPAVIRDLDHALGDGAEVREMVVRAADSGRSFEVHVTPLPSRPSGRPGGALVLFFDISRLVALEAVRRDFVADVSHELRTPLTSIRAFVETLLDGGLADRENAARFLEIARRHAARMETLIDDLTDLSLIETGAIELLLEDVEVAEVAGDVADEVSHRHASAGIRVEVDFRSPFVLRADRRRFEQILVNLVDNGIKFNRPGGVVRVTGGLEGGRPTISVEDTGVGIPADSLEKIFNRFYRVDKARSREMGGTGLGLAIVRHLMRLHGGAVRAESELGRGSRFVLEFPPA, encoded by the coding sequence GTGAAGATCCGCCACAAGCTCCTGGTGGCGCTGCTCGCCACCGTCCTCGTCACGTCGGCCGTCGTCGGCTTCGGATCGGTCCAGCTCCTGCACTCGGCGGTGGGTGACCGTTTCGCCGAGCGGCTCCGCGCGGAGACCGACCTTCTGGCCGCCTCGGTCGCCGCCCTGGTTCCCCCTGAGGCTCCCCAGACCCTGGCCGCGGATGCCGGGAGACGCCTGGGCGCCCGCGTGACCCTCATCGGCCACGACGGAACCGTGCTCGGTGACTCGGCCGAGAGCGAAGCGGATCTCACCTCAATGGAGAACCACCTCCGCCGGCCGGAGATCGTCGCCGCCGCGGGTGGGAGGGTCGGTGAGGCCTCGCGCGTGTCGAACAGCACCGGCATCGAGTACCTGTACACCGCGCGCCGGGTGGAGGGGAACGGCCCGGTGGCGTACGTCCGGATCGCGCTTCCGGTCGCCAGGGTCCGCGAGGTCGAGTCGTACTACTCCTGGCTCATGCGCGGCGTCACGCTGGCGGCGCTCCTGGCGCTGACCGCGATCGCCTACGTCGTGGTCCGCCGGCTCTCGAGGCCGATCGAGCGTATGAGCGAGGCCGCCGACCGGACCGACTCCGGCGACCTCGGGTCCGCGGTCCCCTACGACGGCGCCGACGAGTTGGCGCATCTCGCCGCTTCGATCAACCGGATGAAGCGGGCGCTGGTGGACAAGATCGCCGAGCTCGACTCGGAACGGGCGGTCCTGCGCTCCGTCATCGCGGGGATGAAGGAGGGCCTCCTCCTGGTCGGAACGGACCGGCGGATCGAACTGGCCAACGACGCCTTCCGCCAGATCTTCGGCGTCCCGTTCGATCCCGCGGGGCACCTTCTCGCCGAGGCGATCCGGAACCCGGCGGTGATCCGCGACCTCGACCACGCGCTGGGGGACGGAGCCGAGGTGCGGGAGATGGTGGTCCGCGCCGCCGACTCCGGACGCTCGTTCGAGGTCCACGTCACCCCGCTGCCGTCGCGGCCGTCGGGGCGCCCCGGGGGAGCGCTGGTGCTGTTCTTCGACATCTCGAGGCTGGTCGCCCTCGAGGCGGTGCGCAGGGACTTCGTCGCCGACGTCTCCCACGAGCTGAGGACGCCGCTGACCTCGATCCGAGCCTTCGTGGAGACGCTCCTCGACGGCGGTCTCGCCGACCGCGAGAACGCGGCGCGGTTCCTCGAGATCGCCCGCCGCCACGCCGCCCGGATGGAGACCCTGATCGACGACCTCACGGACCTCTCGCTGATCGAGACCGGCGCGATCGAGCTCCTCCTGGAGGACGTGGAAGTCGCCGAGGTCGCTGGCGACGTGGCCGACGAGGTCTCCCACCGCCACGCCTCCGCCGGCATCCGGGTCGAGGTGGATTTTCGTTCACCGTTCGTCCTCCGCGCGGACCGGCGTCGCTTCGAGCAGATCCTGGTGAATCTCGTGGACAACGGGATCAAGTTCAACCGCCCCGGCGGTGTCGTGCGCGTGACGGGAGGGCTCGAGGGCGGGAGACCGACGATCTCGGTGGAGGACACCGGGGTCGGCATCCCCGCGGACAGCCTCGAGAAGATCTTCAACCGGTTCTACCGGGTGGACAAGGCGCGCTCGAGAGAGATGGGCGGGACCGGTCTCGGCCTCGCCATCGTCCGGCACCTGATGCGTCTTCACGGAGGCGCGGTTCGCGCCGAGTCCGAGCTCGGGCGCGGATCGCGGTTCGTCCTGGAGTTCCCGCCGGCCTGA
- a CDS encoding response regulator transcription factor produces the protein MKRILLIEDDEDIALSLRYNLERDGAFEITSVRDGEAGLEAAAARLPDLVLLDLSLPGLDGIEVCRRLRSSPATARIPIVMITARVEESQRVRGLDEGADDYITKPFSLREVQARVRAVLRRAEGSGGATEALADPPLAVDLDARRAVVGGREVVLTRREFDLLADLLRHRGRVRTRERLLERVWGYDYPGETRTVDVHVRRLRQKLGPEIEARIETVVGVGYRWRGTS, from the coding sequence ATGAAGCGGATCCTCCTGATCGAGGACGACGAGGACATCGCGCTCTCGCTGCGCTACAACCTCGAGAGGGACGGCGCTTTCGAGATCACGTCGGTTCGTGACGGCGAGGCGGGCCTCGAGGCCGCGGCCGCGCGACTTCCGGATCTCGTCCTGCTCGACCTCAGCCTGCCGGGGCTCGACGGCATCGAGGTCTGCCGCCGTCTCCGGTCGTCCCCCGCGACCGCTCGGATCCCGATCGTCATGATCACCGCCCGGGTGGAGGAGTCCCAGCGGGTGAGGGGGCTCGACGAGGGCGCCGACGACTACATCACCAAGCCGTTCTCACTCCGCGAGGTCCAGGCGAGGGTGCGCGCGGTCCTGAGGCGCGCGGAGGGCTCGGGAGGGGCGACGGAGGCGCTCGCCGATCCGCCGCTCGCCGTGGATCTCGACGCGCGGCGCGCCGTCGTCGGGGGACGGGAGGTCGTCCTGACGCGGAGGGAATTCGATCTCCTGGCCGACCTCCTCCGCCACCGCGGGCGGGTCCGTACGCGCGAGCGCCTCCTCGAGCGCGTGTGGGGCTACGACTATCCGGGGGAGACCCGCACCGTGGACGTCCACGTGCGGCGGCTCCGGCAGAAGCTCGGCCCGGAGATCGAGGCGCGCATCGAGACCGTGGTCGGGGTCGGCTACCGCTGGCGGGGGACCTCGTGA
- the phoU gene encoding phosphate signaling complex protein PhoU, with translation MERPTRSLAEQLDLLSGKILLLGGLVEQAIGRSVDALVERDSNLAREVVAEDAEVDRVELEIDRLSMEILALKQPLARDLRFITTAMKITTDLERIGDLAVNVSERALELNEEPQLKPFVDIPLMARRAEEMVHGALDAFVRRDAATARAVIALDDDLDRRMEQIFRELLSFMVEDPRAITRALRLTFVAKYFERIGDQATNVCEQVVYMCEGRVIKHPWLSSADGTSDG, from the coding sequence ATGGAGAGACCGACCCGCAGCCTGGCGGAGCAGCTCGATCTTCTCTCGGGGAAGATCCTGCTCCTCGGCGGCCTCGTGGAGCAGGCCATCGGCCGCTCGGTCGACGCCCTCGTCGAGCGCGATTCGAATCTCGCCAGGGAGGTGGTCGCCGAGGACGCCGAGGTGGACCGCGTGGAGCTCGAGATCGACCGCCTCTCCATGGAGATCCTGGCGCTTAAGCAACCGCTCGCGCGGGACCTCCGGTTCATCACCACCGCGATGAAGATCACGACGGACCTCGAGCGGATCGGGGATCTGGCCGTGAACGTCAGCGAGCGGGCGCTGGAGCTCAACGAGGAGCCCCAGCTCAAGCCGTTCGTCGACATCCCGCTCATGGCCCGCCGAGCGGAGGAGATGGTCCACGGGGCGCTGGACGCGTTCGTGCGGCGCGACGCCGCGACGGCGCGGGCGGTCATCGCGCTGGACGACGACCTCGACCGGAGAATGGAACAGATCTTCCGGGAGCTGCTGTCGTTCATGGTGGAGGACCCTCGGGCGATCACGCGGGCGCTCCGCCTGACCTTCGTCGCCAAGTACTTCGAGAGGATCGGGGACCAGGCCACCAACGTGTGCGAGCAGGTGGTCTACATGTGCGAGGGGCGCGTGATCAAGCACCCCTGGCTCAGCTCAGCCGACGGGACGAGTGACGGGTGA
- the pstB gene encoding phosphate ABC transporter ATP-binding protein PstB translates to MELVRNAAAGADAADAGGSEVGAADAPALRFDHPILDVRSLSLWYGDSRALHDVSLEIPARRITAFIGPSGCGKSTLLRCFDRMNDLVDDVRVEGEVRFEGKSVYDPEVDVTTLRKRIGMVFQKSNPFPKSVYENVAYGCRIHGGRRRHELDEVVERSLKSAALWDEVKDRLEESALSLSGGQQQRLCIARAIAVEPEVVLLDEPCSALDPIATAKIEELMRELRDHYTLVIVTHNMQQASRVSDYTAFLYLGRLVEFGETDRLFLNPSKKQTEDYITGRFG, encoded by the coding sequence ATGGAGCTCGTGCGGAACGCCGCTGCCGGTGCCGACGCGGCGGACGCCGGGGGATCGGAGGTCGGGGCGGCGGACGCCCCCGCCCTGCGCTTCGACCATCCCATCCTCGACGTCCGCTCGCTTTCGCTCTGGTACGGCGACTCCCGGGCGCTGCACGACGTCTCCCTCGAGATCCCGGCGCGCAGGATCACCGCGTTCATCGGACCCTCGGGATGCGGCAAGTCCACGCTCCTCCGCTGCTTCGACCGGATGAACGACCTCGTCGACGACGTTCGGGTCGAGGGAGAGGTGCGTTTCGAGGGGAAGAGCGTCTACGATCCCGAGGTGGACGTGACCACCCTGAGGAAGCGGATCGGGATGGTGTTCCAGAAGTCGAACCCCTTCCCCAAGTCCGTCTACGAGAACGTCGCGTACGGCTGCCGGATCCACGGGGGCCGGCGGCGGCACGAGCTGGACGAGGTCGTGGAGCGGAGCCTCAAGAGCGCCGCCCTCTGGGACGAGGTGAAGGACCGGTTGGAGGAGAGCGCCCTGAGCCTGTCGGGCGGCCAGCAGCAGCGACTCTGCATCGCCCGAGCGATCGCCGTGGAGCCGGAGGTCGTTCTGCTCGACGAGCCCTGCTCCGCCCTCGACCCGATCGCCACCGCGAAGATCGAGGAGCTGATGCGGGAGCTCCGGGACCACTACACGCTGGTGATCGTGACCCACAACATGCAGCAGGCGTCGCGGGTCTCCGACTACACGGCCTTCCTCTACCTGGGCCGCCTGGTGGAGTTCGGGGAGACCGACAGGCTGTTCCTGAACCCGTCGAAGAAACAGACGGAGGATTACATCACCGGCCGGTTCGGATAG